Proteins from one Mercurialis annua linkage group LG7, ddMerAnnu1.2, whole genome shotgun sequence genomic window:
- the LOC126656351 gene encoding uncharacterized protein LOC126656351, which produces MYPRVKVMQQDQDQEPEHEHEHEHSPRKEFKRSLLFLKIIESLAIQEKENQSESPDSPPSLVARITKPNVLSLTPPPPAVSATKVKNDKNIGAENNRAQSTFRPRAVLSSPANDEIIGSRSKTGKSLAPRKCNSELRNQNQIKAIATQNKVEKPLSLNLRRGSSIKNMKLF; this is translated from the exons a TGTATCCCAGGGTCAAGGTCATGCAACAAGATCAAGATCAAGAACCCGAACATGAACATGAACATGAACATTCTCCACGAAAAGAATTTAAACGATCTTTGCTGTTCTTGAAGATTATCGAATCTCTAGCTATCCAag AAAAGGAGAATCAAAGTGAGTCACCAGACTCGCCGCCATCTTTAGTTGCCCGAATCACGAAACCTAATGTTCTCAGCTTAACACCGCCACCGCCTGCAGTTTCTGCTACTAAAG TGAAGAACGATAAAAATATTGGTGCAGAGAATAACAGAGCTCAATCAACTTTCCGGCCTCGGGCAGTCTTGTCTAGTCCTG CTAATGACGAGATAATAGGAAGCAGAAGCAAGACTGGAAAATCTCTGGCACCAAGAAAGTGCAACTCTGAATTGagaaatcaaaaccaaatcaaaGCTATTGCTACTCAAAATAAAGTAGAAAAGCCTTTAAGTCTCAACTTGAGAAGAGGATCGAGTATCAAGAACATGAAGTTGTTCTAA